The following proteins come from a genomic window of Polaribacter dokdonensis:
- a CDS encoding PSP1 domain-containing protein: MACGSCGTTENGVPRGCKSNGNCGSGSCGSGSEKLAVFDWLSNMKLPSGQERYNIFEVRFKNGRKHFYKNVDNLPLTMGDIIAVEGSPGHDIGTISLAGELVKVQMKKRKITEDHEDVKKIYRKATQRDIDVWQAARAKEEETQRRGREILGKLGLQMKLSDVEYQGDGNKATFYYTADARVDFRQLIRDLASAFSIRVEMKQVGARQEAARLGGVGSCGRELCCSTWLTDFRKVTTSAARYQQLSLNPLKLAGQCGKLKCCLNFELDTYLDALKSFPKQDLVLRTEKGDAVFVKMDIFKKYLWYTYKEERFKWFRLTLDQVQEIIELNKNNEKSISLEEYESDVEIVEKVSFEDAAGQDSLTRFDAPKPSKRRRNNRNKRKKKPVAATVAKTSNQNKNNQQKRKPRTNPNQNQPKAEGSKPNKPRRNNRNRKNNKNQNGNSAKENS, encoded by the coding sequence ATGGCATGTGGAAGTTGTGGTACAACAGAAAATGGGGTACCTAGAGGTTGTAAAAGTAATGGAAATTGTGGATCTGGTTCTTGTGGAAGTGGAAGTGAAAAGTTAGCTGTTTTTGATTGGCTTTCAAATATGAAATTACCAAGTGGGCAAGAGCGTTATAATATTTTTGAAGTAAGATTTAAAAACGGAAGAAAACATTTTTATAAAAATGTAGATAATCTACCCTTAACTATGGGCGATATTATTGCAGTAGAGGGTTCTCCAGGTCATGATATAGGTACAATTTCTTTAGCAGGTGAATTGGTAAAAGTGCAAATGAAAAAGCGCAAAATTACTGAAGATCATGAAGATGTTAAGAAAATATATAGAAAAGCTACTCAAAGAGATATAGATGTTTGGCAAGCTGCTAGAGCCAAAGAAGAAGAAACACAAAGAAGAGGTAGAGAAATTTTAGGAAAGCTTGGTTTACAAATGAAACTCTCTGATGTAGAATATCAAGGAGATGGAAATAAGGCAACTTTTTACTACACAGCAGATGCTAGAGTAGATTTTAGACAATTAATTAGAGATTTAGCAAGTGCTTTTTCTATTCGAGTAGAAATGAAACAAGTAGGTGCAAGACAAGAAGCTGCAAGATTAGGTGGAGTTGGTTCTTGTGGAAGAGAATTATGTTGTTCTACTTGGTTAACAGATTTTAGAAAAGTAACTACTTCTGCAGCACGTTATCAACAACTATCACTAAATCCTTTAAAATTAGCAGGTCAGTGTGGAAAATTAAAGTGTTGTTTAAATTTTGAGTTAGATACCTATTTAGACGCATTAAAATCTTTTCCAAAACAAGACCTTGTTTTAAGAACAGAAAAAGGTGATGCTGTCTTTGTTAAGATGGATATTTTTAAGAAATATCTATGGTATACCTATAAAGAAGAACGTTTTAAATGGTTTCGTTTAACACTAGATCAGGTTCAAGAAATTATAGAATTAAATAAAAATAATGAGAAATCTATTTCTTTAGAAGAATATGAATCTGATGTAGAAATTGTTGAAAAAGTAAGTTTTGAAGATGCTGCAGGCCAAGATAGTTTAACACGTTTTGATGCGCCTAAACCTAGTAAAAGAAGAAGAAATAACAGGAACAAAAGAAAGAAAAAACCTGTTGCTGCAACTGTTGCAAAAACTTCGAATCAAAATAAAAATAATCAACAAAAAAGAAAGCCTAGAACTAACCCAAACCAAAATCAGCCTAAAGCTGAAGGTTCTAAGCCAAATAAACCTAGAAGAAATAATAGAAATAGAAAAAACAACAAAAATCAAAATGGGAATAGTGCTAAAGAAAACTCATAA
- a CDS encoding MBL fold metallo-hydrolase, which translates to MKIYPIETGNFKLDGGAMFGVVPKTIWQKTNPADANNLIDMSMRCLLIEDEDRLILVDTGLGNKQSDKFFGYYFLFGDFSLDTSLKYLGFHRDDITDIFLTHLHFDHCGGVIERNKEGLLIPAFKNAKVWSNDNHWSWATEPNPREKASFLKENINPIKESGQLEFIHSNYQEQIGFDVLFMDGHTEKQMLPKIEYQGKTLVFMADLLPTIGHIPLPYVMGYDTRPLLTIKEKADFLNLAADENFYLFLEHDAHNEICTVKHTEKGVRLNTTHKFSEIFS; encoded by the coding sequence ATGAAGATTTACCCAATAGAAACAGGAAATTTTAAGTTAGATGGAGGTGCAATGTTTGGTGTTGTACCAAAAACTATTTGGCAAAAAACAAATCCTGCAGATGCTAATAATTTAATAGATATGAGTATGCGTTGCTTGCTTATTGAAGATGAAGATCGATTGATTTTAGTAGATACAGGATTAGGAAATAAGCAGTCAGATAAATTTTTTGGATACTATTTTTTATTTGGTGATTTTTCGTTAGATACCTCTCTTAAATACTTAGGATTCCATAGAGATGACATTACAGATATCTTTTTAACTCATTTGCATTTCGATCATTGTGGAGGTGTAATTGAAAGAAACAAAGAAGGTTTACTAATACCTGCTTTTAAAAATGCCAAAGTTTGGTCTAATGATAACCACTGGTCTTGGGCTACAGAACCAAACCCAAGAGAAAAAGCATCCTTTTTAAAAGAGAATATCAACCCAATAAAAGAAAGTGGTCAACTAGAATTTATACATAGCAATTATCAAGAACAAATTGGTTTTGATGTTTTATTTATGGATGGTCACACAGAAAAACAAATGCTTCCTAAAATAGAATATCAAGGAAAAACCCTTGTTTTTATGGCAGATTTGTTACCAACAATTGGGCACATACCTTTACCTTATGTTATGGGTTATGATACTAGACCATTACTTACCATAAAAGAAAAAGCAGACTTTCTAAATTTAGCAGCAGATGAAAATTTTTATCTGTTTTTAGAACACGATGCACACAATGAAATCTGTACTGTAAAACATACAGAAAAAGGAGTAAGATTAAACACTACACACAAGTTTTCAGAAATATTTAGTTAA
- a CDS encoding aspartate-semialdehyde dehydrogenase has translation MKVAVVGATGMVGTVMLKVLEERNLPITEFIPVASARSAGKKLSYKGKDFTIVTLEDAVNLKPDIALFSAGGDTSLEWAPKFAEVGTTVIDNSSAWRMDVDKKLVVPEINGDVLTADDKIIANPNCSTIQLVMALAPLHEKYTMKRLVVSTYQSVSGTGVKAVQQLDNEEAGVDGEMAYPHKIGRNALPHCDIFLENGYTKEEMKLVNEPKKILRDDSFSVTATAVRIPTAGGHSEAVNVQFENDFDLAEVRQLLNDFPGVIVQDDLDNNVYPMPIKAHDKDEVFVGRIRRDESQENTLNLWIVADNLRKGAATNTVQIAEYLIANNLV, from the coding sequence ATGAAAGTAGCAGTAGTTGGTGCAACTGGTATGGTTGGCACAGTGATGTTAAAAGTTTTAGAAGAACGCAATTTACCAATAACAGAATTTATTCCTGTAGCTTCTGCAAGATCTGCAGGTAAAAAGTTAAGTTACAAAGGCAAAGATTTTACAATAGTAACCTTAGAGGATGCTGTAAACTTAAAACCAGATATTGCCTTATTTTCTGCAGGTGGAGATACTTCTTTAGAATGGGCTCCAAAATTTGCTGAAGTAGGTACAACAGTTATTGATAACTCTTCTGCTTGGAGAATGGATGTTGATAAAAAATTGGTAGTTCCAGAAATTAATGGTGATGTTTTAACTGCTGATGATAAAATTATAGCAAACCCAAACTGTTCTACAATTCAGTTAGTAATGGCTTTAGCCCCTTTACACGAAAAATATACAATGAAACGTTTGGTGGTTTCTACCTATCAATCTGTTTCTGGAACAGGAGTAAAAGCTGTACAACAATTAGATAATGAAGAAGCTGGAGTTGATGGAGAAATGGCTTATCCACATAAAATTGGTAGAAACGCTTTACCTCATTGTGATATTTTCTTAGAAAATGGTTACACCAAAGAGGAAATGAAATTGGTAAACGAGCCAAAGAAAATTTTAAGAGATGATTCTTTTTCAGTTACTGCAACAGCTGTTCGTATTCCAACTGCTGGTGGGCACTCAGAGGCTGTAAATGTGCAATTTGAAAATGATTTTGATTTGGCAGAAGTTCGTCAATTATTAAATGATTTTCCTGGAGTTATTGTGCAAGATGATTTGGACAACAATGTATACCCAATGCCAATAAAAGCTCATGATAAAGATGAAGTATTTGTTGGTCGAATTAGAAGAGATGAATCTCAAGAAAATACCTTAAATTTGTGGATAGTTGCAGATAACTTAAGAAAAGGTGCTGCAACCAACACAGTTCAAATAGCTGAATATTTAATTGCAAATAATTTAGTTTAA
- a CDS encoding gliding motility lipoprotein GldH, producing MGIVLKKTHKFFILFLIAGLYSCNSNIEFTEYNTLQNSGWKSHEKISFNFDVTDTIQPKNLFINIRNNNNYPFSNLYVITELKAPNGDKIIDTLQYAMTDAKGRFLGDGFANVIENKLFYKEQLKFAASGEYQFNIRHAMRKNGQVNPISNLEGIQDIGFSIEKK from the coding sequence ATGGGAATAGTGCTAAAGAAAACTCATAAATTCTTTATTTTATTTCTAATTGCTGGTTTGTATAGTTGTAACTCTAATATTGAGTTCACAGAATACAATACATTACAAAATAGTGGTTGGAAATCTCATGAGAAAATCTCATTTAATTTTGATGTGACAGATACTATTCAACCAAAAAATTTGTTTATCAATATCAGAAATAACAACAATTACCCATTTAGTAATTTATATGTTATTACTGAGTTAAAAGCTCCAAATGGAGACAAAATTATAGATACTTTACAGTATGCAATGACTGATGCTAAGGGAAGGTTTTTAGGAGATGGTTTTGCAAATGTTATAGAAAATAAACTCTTTTATAAAGAACAATTAAAATTTGCAGCCTCTGGAGAATATCAATTTAATATTCGACATGCGATGCGAAAAAACGGACAAGTAAATCCAATTTCAAATTTAGAAGGTATACAAGATATTGGTTTCAGTATCGAAAAAAAATAA
- a CDS encoding LysE family translocator — MDIYDFKNALLIGFFMAFMIGPVFFMLIQTSILKGARAAIAFDLGVILGDICFILIGYYGSRSLLEKIKDDPRLFFIGGLVLIIYGLITYFDRENKKQALESAKSIEVPIVENNYLKLFVKGFFLNFINIGVLAFWLGTVLVIGPALKMNQNAIFWYFATIILGYFVTDLFKILLAKQLKSKMTPAVIYKVKRIMGIILIVCGIYLMLMGFIPKEKINEFLN, encoded by the coding sequence ATGGATATTTACGACTTTAAAAACGCTTTACTTATTGGCTTTTTTATGGCTTTTATGATTGGGCCTGTATTTTTTATGTTAATACAAACCAGTATTTTAAAAGGAGCTAGAGCTGCTATTGCCTTTGATTTAGGAGTAATTTTAGGTGATATCTGTTTTATTCTAATTGGTTATTATGGAAGTAGATCTTTATTAGAAAAAATTAAAGACGACCCAAGATTATTTTTTATTGGAGGTTTAGTACTTATCATTTATGGTTTAATTACCTATTTTGATAGAGAAAATAAAAAACAAGCTTTAGAATCTGCAAAATCTATAGAAGTACCTATTGTAGAAAACAATTACCTTAAACTTTTTGTAAAAGGGTTTTTCTTAAACTTTATTAATATAGGTGTTTTGGCTTTTTGGTTAGGAACAGTATTGGTAATTGGACCTGCACTAAAGATGAATCAAAATGCTATATTTTGGTATTTTGCGACTATCATTTTAGGATATTTTGTAACAGACTTGTTTAAAATATTACTAGCTAAACAATTAAAAAGTAAAATGACACCAGCTGTTATTTATAAAGTGAAACGTATAATGGGAATTATTCTTATTGTTTGTGGAATTTACTTAATGCTGATGGGCTTTATTCCTAAAGAAAAAATAAACGAATTTCTGAACTAA
- the trhO gene encoding oxygen-dependent tRNA uridine(34) hydroxylase TrhO, whose protein sequence is MQLYNKLSAKERAELIDKAGKDRLTISFYQYHQIKNPQILRDKLFLEWNALDVLGRIYVSFEGINAQLSVPSENFYALKDQLDSISFLKDIRLNVAVEQDNKSFLKLKVKVRNKIVADGLNDETFDVTNKGVHLNAKEFNEMLANPDTVCVDMRNHYESEIGHFDGAVTPDVDTFRDSLDIIEEDLKDNKENKNLLMYCTGGIRCEKASAYYKHKGFKNVFQLEGGIIEYTRQVKEENIENKFIGKNFVFDHRRAEKITDDVISNCHQCGKPCDTHTNCANEACHLLFIQCDECSEKMENTCSTDCQEIIQLPYEKQKELRKGKGNSNKIFKKGRSEVLKYKN, encoded by the coding sequence ATGCAACTGTACAATAAGTTAAGCGCAAAAGAACGCGCAGAATTAATTGATAAAGCTGGTAAAGACAGACTTACCATTTCTTTTTATCAATACCATCAAATTAAAAACCCACAAATTTTAAGAGATAAGTTATTTCTAGAATGGAATGCTTTAGATGTTCTGGGTAGAATTTATGTTTCTTTCGAAGGTATTAATGCTCAACTTTCTGTACCATCAGAAAATTTTTATGCATTAAAAGATCAATTAGATAGCATTAGCTTTTTAAAAGATATTCGTTTAAATGTAGCTGTAGAACAAGACAATAAATCGTTTTTAAAACTAAAAGTTAAAGTTAGAAACAAAATTGTTGCAGATGGTTTAAATGACGAAACCTTTGATGTTACAAACAAAGGTGTGCATTTAAATGCGAAGGAGTTTAATGAAATGCTCGCAAACCCAGATACTGTTTGTGTAGATATGCGTAATCATTATGAAAGTGAAATTGGGCATTTTGATGGTGCTGTTACTCCAGATGTAGATACGTTTCGTGATTCTTTAGATATTATAGAAGAAGATTTAAAAGACAATAAAGAAAACAAAAACTTATTAATGTATTGTACAGGTGGTATTCGTTGCGAAAAAGCATCTGCCTATTACAAGCATAAAGGTTTTAAAAATGTCTTTCAATTGGAAGGTGGTATCATAGAATATACACGTCAGGTAAAAGAAGAGAATATAGAAAATAAATTTATTGGTAAAAATTTTGTGTTCGATCATAGAAGAGCAGAGAAAATTACAGATGATGTAATTTCTAACTGTCATCAATGTGGAAAACCTTGTGACACGCATACAAACTGTGCTAACGAAGCTTGTCATTTGTTATTTATTCAATGTGATGAATGTTCTGAAAAGATGGAGAACACCTGTTCAACAGATTGTCAAGAAATAATTCAATTGCCTTATGAAAAGCAAAAAGAATTAAGAAAAGGTAAAGGGAATAGTAATAAAATTTTCAAGAAAGGTAGAAGTGAGGTTCTAAAATACAAGAACTAA
- a CDS encoding M1 family metallopeptidase produces the protein MRKLLLLLVSVGFIVACAKTKDVQYSENSKNKMSSNANGYWQQQVDYTMDIDMDVNNYQYKGTQKLVYTNNSPDDLDRVFYHLYFNAFQPGSQMDVRSLNIADPDRRVRDRISKLKPNEIGYIKVNSLKQDGAAVTYETVGTILEVQLQKPIKAGETVTFDMLFDAQVPVQIRRSGRNSKEDVALSMAQWYPKMAEYDFQGWHTPPYIAREFHGVWGDFDVTLHIDKSYVVGGTGYLQNPQEVGHNYADRNQPLNLPEGDKLTWHFKAPNVHDFMWAADPDYNHDILKMPSGPTLHFFYKKTLDGEYLQNWKKLQPQTAELMAYFSENVGKYPYKQYSVIQGGDGGMEYAMATLITGKRKYGSLFGVTAHEMAHTWFQFLLASNESLHPWMDEGFTSYISNKAENQILNENKENPHTGSYRGYRTIVDRGYEESLSTHADRYHTNWAYSTASYSKGNIFLSQLEYVIGSENVAKGLKKYFNEFSFKHPTPNDIKRSMEKVSGIHLDWYLNEWTQTTHTIDYGVKSVDDKTITLERIGKMPMPIDVDVEYADGTTESFNIPLRIMRGVKPTNATVLQDWAWAIPTYSFNVAKSVKSVTIDKSGLMADVKLDNNTYPEK, from the coding sequence ATGAGAAAATTATTACTTCTACTAGTATCTGTAGGTTTTATTGTTGCCTGTGCAAAAACTAAAGATGTTCAGTACTCAGAAAACTCTAAGAACAAAATGTCTTCAAATGCTAATGGTTATTGGCAACAACAAGTAGATTATACTATGGATATTGATATGGATGTAAACAACTATCAATATAAAGGAACACAGAAGTTAGTTTACACCAATAATTCTCCAGATGATTTAGATCGTGTATTTTATCATTTATATTTTAATGCATTTCAACCTGGTTCGCAAATGGATGTTCGTTCATTAAATATTGCAGATCCAGACAGAAGAGTAAGAGATAGAATTAGTAAATTAAAACCAAATGAAATTGGTTATATAAAGGTAAATTCTTTAAAACAAGATGGTGCAGCTGTAACTTATGAAACAGTTGGTACTATATTAGAAGTACAATTACAAAAGCCAATTAAAGCTGGTGAAACTGTAACGTTTGATATGCTTTTTGATGCTCAAGTACCTGTGCAAATTAGACGTTCAGGAAGAAATAGTAAAGAAGATGTTGCGCTTTCTATGGCTCAATGGTATCCAAAAATGGCTGAATATGATTTTCAAGGATGGCATACACCTCCATACATTGCTCGTGAATTTCATGGAGTTTGGGGAGACTTTGATGTTACTTTACATATAGACAAAAGTTATGTAGTTGGTGGTACAGGTTACTTGCAAAATCCGCAAGAAGTTGGGCATAATTATGCAGATAGAAATCAACCGTTAAATTTACCTGAAGGTGATAAATTAACATGGCATTTTAAAGCACCAAATGTGCACGATTTTATGTGGGCTGCAGATCCTGACTATAATCATGATATATTAAAAATGCCTTCTGGACCAACTTTACACTTTTTTTACAAGAAAACTTTAGATGGAGAATATTTACAAAACTGGAAAAAGTTACAGCCACAAACTGCTGAGTTAATGGCTTATTTTTCAGAAAATGTGGGTAAATATCCTTACAAGCAATACTCTGTTATTCAAGGTGGAGATGGAGGTATGGAGTATGCAATGGCTACATTAATTACAGGTAAACGTAAATATGGTAGTTTATTTGGAGTTACTGCTCATGAAATGGCTCATACTTGGTTTCAGTTTTTATTAGCTTCTAACGAAAGTTTACATCCTTGGATGGATGAAGGTTTTACAAGTTACATTTCTAATAAAGCCGAGAATCAAATATTAAATGAAAACAAAGAGAATCCACATACAGGTTCTTATAGAGGATATAGAACAATTGTAGATAGAGGCTATGAAGAATCACTTTCTACGCATGCAGATAGATATCATACAAACTGGGCTTATAGTACTGCAAGCTACTCTAAAGGAAACATCTTTTTATCTCAACTAGAATATGTAATTGGTTCAGAAAATGTTGCTAAAGGTTTAAAAAAATACTTTAATGAATTTAGCTTTAAACATCCAACTCCAAATGATATTAAACGCTCTATGGAAAAAGTTTCTGGTATACATTTAGATTGGTATTTAAATGAGTGGACACAGACTACACACACTATAGATTATGGAGTAAAATCTGTTGATGATAAAACCATTACTTTAGAAAGAATTGGTAAAATGCCAATGCCTATAGATGTTGATGTAGAATATGCAGATGGTACAACAGAAAGTTTTAATATTCCATTAAGAATAATGAGAGGAGTTAAGCCAACTAATGCAACTGTGTTACAAGATTGGGCTTGGGCTATACCAACATATTCTTTTAATGTTGCTAAGTCTGTTAAATCTGTTACAATAGATAAAAGCGGATTAATGGCTGATGTTAAATTAGACAATAATACTTATCCTGAAAAGTAA
- a CDS encoding ferredoxin--NADP reductase: MADFHKVNIQEVKQETANAVSVLFDIPEQLKQDFNFVAGQYITLQTKINGEEVRRAYSICSTPKSGEIRVAIKAVENGTFSKYATSDLKAGDEIEISAPEGRFELQPEANKNYIAFAAGSGVTPILSMVKSVLENEPTSKFTLVYGNKTEADTIFYDELNSLKEEYGTQFKLHYIFSREEVKNQLRGRIDKSVTNYFVKNMYKETTFDAAYLCGPEEMINEVTNTLKSNYFTKENIHFELFTVSVDEEAVAEVQDGTTKITILLDDEETTFNMQQTDDILAATLRNDLDPPYSCQGGVCSSCLAKVTEGKAVMVKNSILTDGEIEEGFILTCQAHPTTATISIDFDDI; the protein is encoded by the coding sequence ATGGCAGATTTTCACAAAGTAAACATACAAGAAGTTAAACAAGAAACCGCAAACGCGGTTTCTGTTTTATTTGATATACCTGAACAATTAAAACAAGATTTTAATTTTGTTGCTGGGCAATACATAACACTACAAACTAAAATAAATGGAGAAGAAGTAAGAAGAGCTTACTCCATTTGTTCTACTCCTAAGAGTGGTGAAATTAGAGTAGCAATAAAAGCTGTAGAAAATGGCACATTTTCTAAATATGCAACCTCTGATCTAAAAGCTGGAGATGAGATAGAAATTTCTGCTCCTGAAGGTAGGTTTGAATTGCAACCAGAAGCAAATAAAAACTATATAGCTTTTGCTGCTGGTTCAGGAGTTACACCAATTCTTTCTATGGTAAAGTCTGTTTTAGAAAATGAACCTACTTCTAAATTTACTTTGGTTTATGGTAATAAAACTGAAGCAGACACTATTTTTTATGATGAATTAAATTCTTTAAAGGAAGAGTATGGAACTCAATTCAAATTACATTATATCTTTAGTCGAGAAGAAGTAAAAAACCAATTGAGAGGAAGAATTGATAAAAGTGTAACCAACTACTTTGTAAAAAACATGTACAAAGAAACCACTTTTGATGCTGCCTATTTATGTGGGCCAGAAGAAATGATAAATGAGGTTACTAACACCTTAAAAAGCAACTACTTTACTAAAGAAAATATTCATTTTGAATTATTTACAGTATCTGTAGATGAAGAAGCTGTAGCAGAAGTACAAGATGGTACTACTAAAATTACAATTTTGTTAGATGATGAGGAAACCACATTTAACATGCAACAAACAGATGATATTTTAGCAGCCACTTTACGTAATGATTTAGATCCTCCTTACTCTTGTCAAGGTGGAGTTTGCAGCTCTTGTTTAGCAAAAGTAACTGAAGGTAAAGCTGTTATGGTTAAAAACTCAATTTTAACTGATGGTGAAATAGAAGAAGGTTTTATTTTAACATGCCAAGCTCACCCAACAACAGCAACTATTTCTATTGATTTTGATGACATTTAA
- a CDS encoding S8 family serine peptidase, translating to MRNVRGYFLSAAIALGFLGCKTTQNVVVQPNFNAVNTTPAKKTDLPENEFQKWSHLDITQDSIAGMSLSKAYQFLEGKKGKEVIVAIADSGVDVKHEDLKDVLWINPSEIDNNNIDDDKNGFEDDVFGWNFLGNKEGEVVTIDQLEITRLVKQGKSKFAMVDVANLSVEDKKEYDSYLKLVKEYDATILEKEAEISKMEDYLITLGLIQQDFKVVKELAKQKALTLELVNSLNAPNLQTLVKVKNVANILKQGMNEDILNEEHEKVVEYLTEIKKAMKGYDLEMNFRQSLGDDLYDITDKIYGNNNVLGTAEAAKHGTHVAGIVAANRTNNIGAIGVANNVKIMTVRIVPDGDEHDKDVALGIRYAVDNGAKIINTSFGKRFSPNKNWVFDAIKYAAENDVLIVNAAGNDGKNIDSRASYPTDSKDMITEFADNVITIGASSLSYDKNLPASFSNYGKINVDVFAPGVDIYAPVPNDKYEALSGTSMAAPSTAGVAALIRGYYPNLKAKEVKEILMNSGVKINFEVIKPGSQSEDNPEGELIPFSELSVSGRIVNAYNALQLADYMSNKK from the coding sequence ATGAGAAATGTCAGGGGGTATTTTTTAAGTGCTGCAATCGCACTTGGTTTTTTAGGATGTAAAACAACGCAAAATGTTGTTGTACAGCCAAATTTTAATGCTGTAAATACAACACCAGCAAAAAAAACGGACTTACCAGAAAATGAATTTCAAAAATGGTCTCATTTAGATATTACTCAAGATTCTATTGCAGGTATGAGTTTGTCTAAAGCCTACCAATTTTTAGAAGGTAAAAAAGGTAAAGAAGTTATTGTTGCAATTGCAGACTCTGGAGTAGATGTAAAACATGAAGATTTAAAAGATGTGCTTTGGATTAATCCTTCAGAAATTGATAACAACAATATTGATGACGATAAAAATGGTTTTGAAGATGATGTCTTTGGATGGAACTTTCTTGGAAATAAAGAAGGAGAAGTTGTTACCATAGATCAGCTAGAAATTACAAGATTAGTAAAACAAGGTAAATCTAAATTTGCTATGGTTGATGTTGCTAATCTTTCTGTAGAAGATAAAAAAGAATATGATTCATACTTAAAACTAGTAAAAGAATATGATGCCACAATTTTAGAAAAAGAGGCAGAGATTAGTAAAATGGAAGATTACCTTATTACTTTAGGGCTAATTCAACAAGATTTTAAGGTAGTAAAAGAATTAGCTAAACAAAAAGCTTTAACGCTAGAATTAGTAAATAGTTTAAATGCACCCAATTTACAAACACTTGTAAAAGTTAAAAATGTAGCTAACATTCTTAAGCAAGGAATGAATGAAGATATACTAAATGAAGAACATGAAAAAGTTGTAGAATATCTTACAGAAATAAAAAAAGCGATGAAAGGTTATGATTTAGAAATGAATTTTCGCCAATCTCTGGGAGATGATTTATATGATATTACAGATAAAATCTATGGTAATAATAATGTGTTAGGTACAGCAGAAGCAGCAAAGCATGGTACACATGTAGCAGGTATTGTTGCTGCTAATAGAACCAATAATATTGGTGCAATTGGTGTTGCAAATAATGTAAAAATTATGACTGTAAGAATTGTACCTGATGGAGATGAACATGATAAAGATGTAGCTTTAGGTATTAGATATGCAGTAGATAATGGAGCAAAAATCATAAACACAAGTTTTGGTAAACGTTTTTCGCCAAACAAAAATTGGGTATTTGATGCTATTAAATATGCAGCAGAAAACGATGTTTTAATAGTAAATGCAGCAGGTAATGATGGTAAAAATATAGATAGTAGAGCATCTTATCCAACAGACTCTAAAGATATGATTACCGAGTTTGCAGATAATGTAATTACTATTGGTGCAAGTAGCTTGTCTTATGACAAAAACTTACCAGCAAGTTTTTCTAATTATGGTAAAATTAATGTAGACGTTTTTGCGCCAGGTGTGGATATTTACGCTCCAGTTCCTAATGATAAATATGAGGCTTTAAGTGGTACATCTATGGCTGCACCATCAACAGCAGGAGTTGCAGCTTTAATTAGAGGATATTATCCAAACTTAAAAGCAAAAGAAGTAAAAGAAATATTAATGAATTCTGGGGTAAAAATAAACTTCGAGGTTATTAAACCAGGTTCACAATCAGAAGATAATCCAGAAGGAGAATTAATTCCTTTTTCTGAACTTTCAGTTTCAGGCAGAATTGTAAATGCGTATAATGCTTTACAATTGGCAGATTATATGTCTAACAAAAAATAA